A single window of Paenibacillus sp. SYP-B4298 DNA harbors:
- a CDS encoding aminotransferase class I/II-fold pyridoxal phosphate-dependent enzyme has protein sequence MDHTQTPLFSALRRHADRNPVQFHIPGHKKGAGTDEEFRSFIGDNALSIDLINIAPLDDLHQPTGVIEEAQKLAADAFGADHTFFSVQGTSGAIMAMILSVCAPGDKIIVPRNVHKSVMSAIIFAGARPVFISPARDANLGIDHGITTRAVRRALQRHPDSKAVMVINPTYYGICADLKEIVDLVHSYNIPVLVDEAHGVLIHFHDQLPTSAMQAGADMAATSVHKLGGSLTQSSVLNVREGRINPQRVKTIISMLTTTSTSYILLSSLDTSRRNLALNGYRLAEQAIELSQYARIEINKIPGLYCFGEEILGSEATYDYDPTKITVHVRHLGLTGYEVENWLRDRYNLEVEMSDMYNILCLVTTGDDRDTVGTLLEAMRELSQQYYQKNAAKELIIKIPEIPQLSLTPRDAFYAETEVIPFKESAGRIIAEFIYVYPPGIPILLPGEVISQKNIEYIVDHVEVGLPVKGPEDRSIEYVKVIVEETAIF, from the coding sequence TTGGATCATACTCAGACTCCGCTATTCAGCGCCTTGCGTCGACATGCGGACCGCAACCCTGTACAATTTCACATTCCCGGACATAAAAAAGGAGCAGGCACTGATGAGGAATTTCGTTCCTTTATCGGGGATAATGCACTGTCCATTGACTTGATAAATATTGCTCCGCTGGATGATCTCCATCAGCCGACAGGCGTCATTGAAGAGGCGCAAAAGCTGGCTGCAGACGCCTTCGGAGCTGACCATACATTCTTTTCGGTGCAAGGAACAAGCGGCGCGATCATGGCCATGATCCTGAGTGTCTGCGCACCTGGAGACAAAATCATCGTCCCGCGCAATGTGCATAAATCCGTCATGTCGGCCATCATCTTCGCCGGCGCGCGCCCGGTGTTCATCTCTCCTGCGCGTGATGCGAATCTCGGCATTGACCATGGCATTACGACGCGCGCAGTGCGCCGGGCGCTCCAGCGTCACCCGGATTCCAAGGCCGTCATGGTCATCAATCCGACCTATTATGGGATCTGCGCCGATCTGAAGGAGATTGTCGATCTGGTGCACAGCTACAATATCCCGGTGCTGGTTGACGAGGCTCATGGGGTGTTGATTCATTTTCATGATCAATTGCCGACATCTGCGATGCAAGCTGGTGCTGACATGGCTGCAACGAGTGTCCACAAGCTGGGCGGCTCGCTCACGCAGAGCTCCGTGCTGAACGTGCGCGAGGGCCGCATCAACCCGCAGCGTGTCAAGACGATTATCAGTATGCTGACGACCACCTCTACCTCGTATATTTTGCTAAGCTCGCTGGATACATCCCGGCGCAACCTGGCGCTCAACGGCTACCGCCTTGCAGAGCAGGCTATTGAGCTAAGCCAATACGCCCGGATTGAGATTAATAAGATTCCTGGGCTATATTGCTTCGGGGAAGAGATTCTCGGCAGCGAGGCCACCTATGATTACGATCCGACCAAGATCACGGTTCATGTCCGTCATCTGGGTCTCACCGGCTATGAGGTGGAGAACTGGCTGCGCGACCGGTACAATCTCGAAGTCGAGATGAGCGATATGTACAACATTCTCTGTCTGGTCACAACCGGGGACGACCGTGACACTGTAGGTACGCTGCTTGAGGCGATGCGCGAGCTGTCCCAGCAATACTACCAGAAGAATGCCGCCAAAGAGCTGATTATTAAAATTCCAGAAATTCCACAGCTCTCGCTCACTCCCCGCGATGCCTTCTATGCGGAGACCGAGGTCATTCCATTTAAGGAATCGGCGGGACGGATTATCGCCGAATTTATCTATGTCTATCCTCCGGGCATCCCGATCCTGCTGCCGGGTGAGGTCATCTCGCAAAAAAATATCGAATATATCGTCGATCATGTTGAGGTAGGTCTGCCAGTCAAGGGGCCTGAGGATCGCAGCATCGAATATGTAAAGGTTATTGTGGAGGAGACGGCGATCTTCTAA